CCTGAAGAGATGGCGCTGTTTGTCAGTCAGCGGGGAGGCCGGATAAGTCCTCGCAGTGTACAGTTGCGGATAGACCGTCGAGCAAAAATGCAACATACTCAGGGCAAGGTGTATCCTCATAGATTACGACACTCTTTCGCCAGTCACATGCTGGAATCCAGTGGCGACTTGCGAGCGGTACAGGAGTTGTTGGGACATTCCGATATATCGACCACCCAAATCTATACCCATCTCGATTTCAGCCACCTTATGGATGTTTACGATAAAGCCCACCCCCGGGCACACCGGAAATCTAACAATAATTCCGAGAAAGATGATGATTAAATGTATTACTTTCGATCTGGATGACACCCTTTGGGCGGTTAACCCCGTCATAATCGCTGCCAATCAGACCCTCTATCAATGGCTCAGTGAAAATGCTGAGCTGTTCGTAAACTGCTACCAATTGAGAGACTTCGAGACGCTGAAACAGCAAGCGCTGCAGCAGTTTCCAGAGGTAGGCCACAGTGTCACGCTGATCCGATTAAAACAGCTGGAGATAGGCCTGCTTGCCGCAGGTTATCCGCAGGAGCAGGCGATTGCTTTGTCTCATCAGGCATTTGAAGTGTTTATTGAAGCACGTAATCAAGTGGCGCTGTTCGAGCATGCACGAAGCGTGCTGGAAAGCCTGAAACAGTCGGGCTACCTCATCGGGGCGCTGAGTAATGGTAATGCGGATGTTAATCGGGTGGGACTGGGAGACCTTTTTGATTTTGCTTTGAATGCGGATGGTGTGGGTAAAGAGAAGCCCCATCCTCTGATGTTCGAACAGATGTTGCATAACCACCATCTACGGCCGGAGCAGGTGATTCATATCGGTGATAATCCCCACCATGATATTGTAGGTGCAAAGAATGCAGGGCTCTGGACGATCTGGGTTAACCTGACGGAGAGCGTCTGGCCAGAAGTGGAAGTGGCAGATCGTGATGTCAGCTGTCTGAGTAACATTCCGGCGATGGTGGCTGAAATTGCTGCGATGTCAGGGCGCCGGGCTACCCTGTAGGAAGACGGATGACAGAATCGTATGCACAGAACCCAGCGTTACAAAGTGATGCTACCCAGAATCAGATTAATCTGAATTATGATGCGGCGGAAGACCGAATTCTGATTCGAGCGACTGAGGGTGAAAAAGAATACCGAGCCTGGTGGACTCGTCGCTTAGCTTTACGTATCCATAAACTGTTTGGTGAACATGATTTTCCGACGGAAAACAACGCTAGCCACTTGCAACCCGAGCAACAACAAAGCCTGGGTGATATGGAGAAGCACGGAGCAGTGCAGCAGGCAGACTTCTCTACTCCGTTTAAAGATGATGCCAGTCACTATCCACTGGGAGAGGAGGGGATTTTGGTACAGCGGATTGATATAAAAACGGAGGGCAAGCTTGTCAGAATTATTATGTTACCTTCTGATGGCGAGGGCATGACACTGGCATTACCACCGGGGCAACGGTATTCCTTTGAGCATATGTTGCAACGGGTGATGACGGCTGCAGAGTGGATTGCTCAGACGCCGGTAGATACGGCAGGCACGCCGCAGCCTTTACTGGCTCACTGAATTTACAGAGACAGAGTGTTCCTTTTTTGTTTTATTCGCTTTGCTATAGCCCGCAATTATCGACCCCATGGTGATAGCCAGACAGGCTGCAACAAGTGTTAGATCAGCTTCGGCAAGGCCTGTTATTACTAATAGCAGAGCTGAAATCAAGGGTGCCGAGTAAGCCAGTACTCCAAGTAGCTGCAAGTTGCCGTGCTTAACGCCATAGTCCCAGGTAAAGAAGGCGATACCCACTGGGCCAATTCCTAAGCCTATTATTCCAAACCATTGAGCGCCAGATGCTGGCCAGACGGTTGTTTCCCATAGCCAGTGACAGAGTAACGCCAGTAGCGCTGTGGCACCGCAAAACCAACCGGCAGCATCCGTCGATACTTGTTTTACCAGACGACTCAGAACCGAGTAACCCGACCAAATAAAGGCGCAGGTTAACGCCAACAGATAGCCATTGAGGTATTGCGGATTAAATCCGTCGCTTCCCTGACCGATAAGCAGCCAACAACCATAGAGTGCAACGATTGCACCGATAACATGCCGTTTCAGTAGAGTCTCGCCTGGTAATAAACCTGCTAACAGCACAATCAGCAGTGGCCACATATAAGCCAGCAGACTAACTGAGACTACAGGGGCTTTGGTCATCGCAAGAAAATAACAGAAGTGATATCCAAAATAACCGCCTACCCCTAATACCCAGGCCAACTTTGGCTGACGCAGATGCTTCAGTCCTAAGTGTCCTTGTCGCCACCAGTTCAGATTCATCAGGAGAAAAGCCAGAGCGAACGTCATCGCCATCAGTTGAAATGGAGGAATCCGTCCTTCAGTCAGACGAGTTAATAGCGCCAGAGTACCCCAGAGGAAGATGGAAACTGAGCCGATCAATGTGGCCCGGAGCGTTGTTGTTAGCATTCATATTATCCCGACAAATTATCATGTCAGCATAAGGTACTGTCGTTCGGAGTTCTTTGTCCTGCTGGCGAAATTATTTGCCGGAACGGCGAAAGAAGCTGGGAGGAATATCAAAATGCTTACGAAACCGATCGCTGAAAGCGGCGAGACTTGTGTAACCGACAGCCTCAGCGACCTGCTGAATACTCAACTGACCTGTTTCAAGTAGCTGCCAGGCTTGCTGCATGCGTTTCTCGATTAGATATTGTTGTGGCGTCATACCCAGTTGTTTACGAAACAGTTCGCTTAACTGGCGTGGGCTAAGGCTGGCAATACCTGACAGGTATGACAGGCTTACTGGTTCACAGTAATGATTGTCCAGATAGTTGCGTGCAGTGGTAATACGCCGGTCAAGGTTTAGCGGTTCATCCTGCTGTTCATGTAATAGCTGAATTAGTAATAACAGCATTTGGCGCTGGCTACTGGCTGAGTTTTTTTGCTGTAGCTGTTGGTGAAGAAAACATACATATTGAATCAGTGCTGGAGAGAGGCTGATAAAGGCGGGTAATCGTTCCACTTCAGGGGCCAGAGCATCGGGGATATCAGCAACTACAAAGCAGTTATCATCAGACCCGGCAAAACCATGGTTTTC
The genomic region above belongs to Amphritea japonica ATCC BAA-1530 and contains:
- a CDS encoding DMT family transporter translates to MLTTTLRATLIGSVSIFLWGTLALLTRLTEGRIPPFQLMAMTFALAFLLMNLNWWRQGHLGLKHLRQPKLAWVLGVGGYFGYHFCYFLAMTKAPVVSVSLLAYMWPLLIVLLAGLLPGETLLKRHVIGAIVALYGCWLLIGQGSDGFNPQYLNGYLLALTCAFIWSGYSVLSRLVKQVSTDAAGWFCGATALLALLCHWLWETTVWPASGAQWFGIIGLGIGPVGIAFFTWDYGVKHGNLQLLGVLAYSAPLISALLLVITGLAEADLTLVAACLAITMGSIIAGYSKANKTKKEHSVSVNSVSQ
- a CDS encoding AraC family transcriptional regulator, which encodes MVSADKHLTLDLRSYSAETNSHQHDYHQLVLPVSGLLDMTVGQYSGKVTSQHAAVVAAGENHGFAGSDDNCFVVADIPDALAPEVERLPAFISLSPALIQYVCFLHQQLQQKNSASSQRQMLLLLIQLLHEQQDEPLNLDRRITTARNYLDNHYCEPVSLSYLSGIASLSPRQLSELFRKQLGMTPQQYLIEKRMQQAWQLLETGQLSIQQVAEAVGYTSLAAFSDRFRKHFDIPPSFFRRSGK
- a CDS encoding HAD family hydrolase, whose product is MMIKCITFDLDDTLWAVNPVIIAANQTLYQWLSENAELFVNCYQLRDFETLKQQALQQFPEVGHSVTLIRLKQLEIGLLAAGYPQEQAIALSHQAFEVFIEARNQVALFEHARSVLESLKQSGYLIGALSNGNADVNRVGLGDLFDFALNADGVGKEKPHPLMFEQMLHNHHLRPEQVIHIGDNPHHDIVGAKNAGLWTIWVNLTESVWPEVEVADRDVSCLSNIPAMVAEIAAMSGRRATL